Proteins co-encoded in one Streptomyces diastaticus subsp. diastaticus genomic window:
- a CDS encoding DivIVA domain-containing protein yields the protein MPLTPEDVRNKQFTTVRLREGYDEDEVDAFLDEVESELTRLLRENEDLRAKLAAATRAAAQNQQQQGMRKQQEQQDRPGAPVPAAISGPQPVPPQQQQQQQHMGGPPQLPGGAPQLPAGPGGHGHGPGPQGQHGPGPQGQHGPGPMGQQGPGPMGQQGPGGPMGQQGPGGPMGQGGPMGGPMGGHGGPQLPQPGQGPGGDSAARVLSLAQQTADQAIAEARSEANKIVGEARSRAEGLERDARAKADALERDAQEKHRVAMGSLESARATLERKVEDLRGFEREYRTRLKSYLESQLRQLETQSDDSLAPPRTPAAASLPPAPQMSGSMAGAGANGMGGHPNQSMGGNQQSGGPSYGGGQQQMSPAMTQPMAPVRPQAPAPMQQAPAPMRGFLIDEDDN from the coding sequence ATGCCGTTGACCCCCGAGGACGTGCGGAACAAGCAGTTCACGACCGTCCGCCTCCGAGAAGGCTATGACGAGGACGAGGTCGATGCCTTCCTCGACGAGGTCGAGTCCGAACTGACGCGCCTGCTCCGTGAGAACGAGGACCTGCGCGCCAAACTCGCCGCCGCCACCCGGGCGGCCGCGCAGAACCAGCAGCAACAGGGGATGCGCAAGCAGCAGGAGCAGCAGGATCGTCCCGGCGCTCCGGTGCCCGCCGCCATATCGGGACCGCAGCCGGTGCCGCCCCAGCAGCAGCAACAGCAGCAGCACATGGGTGGCCCGCCGCAGCTCCCGGGCGGTGCCCCGCAGCTTCCGGCAGGCCCCGGCGGCCACGGCCACGGTCCCGGCCCGCAGGGCCAGCACGGCCCGGGCCCCCAGGGTCAGCACGGCCCCGGCCCGATGGGCCAGCAGGGTCCCGGCCCCATGGGCCAGCAGGGCCCCGGCGGCCCGATGGGTCAGCAGGGTCCCGGCGGTCCGATGGGCCAGGGCGGTCCGATGGGCGGCCCCATGGGCGGCCACGGCGGTCCGCAGCTGCCCCAGCCCGGACAGGGCCCCGGTGGCGACAGCGCCGCCCGGGTGCTCTCGCTCGCCCAGCAGACGGCCGACCAGGCCATCGCCGAGGCGCGTTCCGAGGCCAACAAGATCGTCGGTGAGGCGCGCAGCCGTGCCGAGGGTCTGGAGCGGGACGCCCGCGCCAAGGCCGACGCCCTGGAGCGGGACGCGCAGGAGAAGCACCGTGTCGCGATGGGCTCCCTGGAGTCCGCACGCGCCACGCTGGAGCGCAAGGTCGAGGACCTGCGCGGCTTCGAGCGCGAGTACCGCACCCGCCTGAAGTCGTACCTGGAGAGCCAGCTGCGTCAGCTGGAGACCCAGTCCGACGACTCGCTGGCGCCGCCGCGTACCCCCGCGGCCGCCTCGCTGCCGCCGGCCCCGCAGATGAGCGGGTCCATGGCGGGAGCCGGCGCGAACGGCATGGGCGGCCACCCGAACCAGTCGATGGGCGGCAACCAGCAGTCCGGCGGCCCCTCGTACGGCGGTGGGCAGCAGCAGATGTCCCCGGCCATGACCCAGCCGATGGCTCCGGTCCGGCCGCAGGCGCCCGCCCCGATGCAGCAGGCGCCGGCCCCGATGCGCGGCTTCCTCATCGACGAGGACGACAACTGA
- a CDS encoding TraR/DksA family transcriptional regulator: MATETTVPERGADPAHAGANAGEGAAGRTPERTAVSPGRRAAAPASADETQEAGSVVAKKTGTAQEAGPGAQAHAGAEALAVRPGEDPWTEAEAEEARAGLRADAERIRAEIDASGQALAGLMRDSGGGAGDDEADTGTKNITREHELSLAANAREMLRQTEQALVRLDEGTYGSCENCGNPIGKARLQAFPRATLCVDCKQKQERRG; the protein is encoded by the coding sequence ATGGCGACGGAGACGACGGTGCCGGAACGCGGCGCCGACCCGGCGCACGCCGGTGCGAACGCGGGCGAGGGCGCCGCGGGCAGGACCCCGGAGAGGACGGCCGTGTCCCCGGGCAGGAGGGCCGCCGCCCCGGCGTCGGCCGACGAGACGCAGGAGGCCGGCTCCGTGGTGGCGAAGAAGACGGGTACGGCACAGGAGGCCGGGCCGGGGGCGCAGGCGCACGCCGGGGCCGAGGCTCTGGCGGTCCGGCCCGGGGAGGACCCCTGGACCGAGGCCGAGGCCGAGGAGGCCCGCGCGGGCCTGCGCGCCGACGCCGAGCGCATCCGCGCCGAGATCGACGCGTCCGGTCAGGCTCTGGCCGGGCTGATGCGGGACAGTGGCGGCGGGGCCGGGGACGACGAGGCCGACACCGGTACCAAGAACATCACCCGCGAGCACGAGCTGTCGCTGGCCGCCAACGCCCGCGAGATGCTCCGCCAGACCGAGCAGGCCCTGGTCCGGCTCGACGAGGGCACCTACGGAAGCTGTGAGAACTGCGGCAATCCGATCGGCAAGGCCCGCCTCCAGGCGTTCCCGCGGGCCACGCTCTGCGTCGACTGCAAGCAGAAGCAGGAGCGCCGGGGCTGA
- a CDS encoding YggT family protein, whose protein sequence is MGVFGDVLYIALMCFLIVLIFRLVMDYVFQFARSWQPGKAMVVLLEATYTVTDPPLKLLRRFIPPLRLGGVALDLSFFVLMIIVYILISVVSRL, encoded by the coding sequence ATGGGCGTTTTCGGGGATGTGCTCTACATCGCGCTGATGTGTTTCCTCATCGTGCTGATCTTCCGGTTGGTCATGGACTACGTGTTCCAGTTCGCCCGCTCGTGGCAACCGGGCAAGGCGATGGTCGTGCTTCTGGAGGCGACCTACACTGTCACCGATCCACCGCTCAAGCTTCTGCGGCGGTTCATCCCGCCGCTCCGTCTCGGGGGCGTGGCGCTCGACCTGTCCTTCTTCGTACTGATGATCATCGTCTACATCCTGATCTCCGTCGTGAGCCGGCTGTGA
- a CDS encoding GNAT family N-acetyltransferase — MSRPAPSGVRVRTAEGPADREACFAVRKEVFVAEQGVDEAIEYDTFDATDSDTVHVLAEGPDGPLGTGRLLHGPAAAGVTGGDPGTGSLGRLAVRRAARGLGVGVALVRGLERAAAGLGLRAVDLHAQTHALGFYERLGYQAYGPEFEDAGIPHRAMRRELEAPAPRL; from the coding sequence ATGAGCCGGCCCGCCCCCTCCGGCGTGCGCGTCCGCACCGCCGAGGGCCCCGCCGACCGCGAGGCGTGCTTCGCGGTCCGCAAGGAGGTCTTCGTCGCCGAGCAGGGCGTCGACGAGGCCATCGAGTACGACACCTTCGACGCCACGGACAGCGACACCGTGCACGTCCTCGCCGAGGGCCCCGACGGACCGCTCGGCACCGGCCGGCTGCTGCACGGACCCGCGGCGGCCGGGGTGACCGGCGGCGACCCGGGCACGGGTTCCCTCGGGCGGCTCGCCGTCCGCCGGGCCGCGCGGGGACTCGGCGTCGGCGTGGCCCTGGTGCGGGGACTGGAGCGGGCGGCGGCGGGGCTCGGGCTGCGCGCGGTCGACCTGCACGCCCAGACCCACGCCCTCGGCTTCTACGAGCGGCTGGGATACCAGGCGTACGGACCGGAGTTCGAGGACGCGGGTATCCCGCACCGGGCGATGCGCCGGGAGCTGGAGGCGCCCGCTCCGCGGCTCTGA
- the lspA gene encoding signal peptidase II, with translation MAEAERIIGMPSTPEAREPEPAEPPEPAEDGQSGATPAVARGPRRIAVLFAVAVVAYLLDLGSKLLVVAELEHHAPIQVLGDWFELRVIRNAGAAFGFGEAFTVIFTVIAASVIVVIARLARKLYSLPWAIALGLLLGGALGNLTDRVFRAPGVFEGAVVDFLAPKNFAVFNLADSAIVCGGILIVILSFRGLDPDGTVHKD, from the coding sequence GTGGCAGAGGCGGAGCGCATCATCGGTATGCCCAGCACCCCTGAAGCGCGCGAGCCGGAGCCCGCCGAACCGCCGGAGCCGGCCGAGGACGGGCAGAGCGGGGCCACCCCCGCCGTCGCGCGCGGGCCGCGCCGGATCGCCGTGCTCTTCGCCGTCGCCGTCGTCGCCTACCTGCTGGACCTCGGCAGCAAGCTGCTGGTGGTGGCGGAGCTGGAGCACCACGCGCCGATCCAGGTGCTCGGCGACTGGTTCGAACTGCGGGTCATCCGCAACGCCGGCGCCGCCTTCGGCTTCGGGGAGGCGTTCACCGTCATCTTCACGGTGATCGCCGCCTCCGTGATCGTCGTCATCGCCCGGCTGGCCCGCAAGCTGTACAGCCTGCCCTGGGCCATCGCGCTCGGACTGCTGCTCGGCGGCGCCCTCGGCAACCTCACCGACCGCGTCTTCCGCGCCCCCGGCGTCTTCGAGGGTGCCGTCGTGGACTTCCTCGCGCCGAAGAACTTCGCGGTCTTCAACCTCGCCGACTCCGCCATCGTCTGCGGCGGCATCCTGATCGTGATCCTCTCCTTCCGCGGCCTCGACCCGGACGGCACCGTCCACAAGGACTGA
- a CDS encoding Na+/H+ antiporter, whose translation MDQLALLLLLLLGAVITVPLGDRLGLPAPVLMTLGGIVLALLPFVPNVNVPPQYILPLVLPPLLYAAVQRTSWRQFTANYRPILLLAVALVFVTTAAVAGVANAIVPGLPLAAAVALGALVAPPDPVAATAVAGQLGLPRRLVSVLEGEGLFNDVTAIVLYHVAIAAAITGSFSWGGAVAQFFLSAAVAVAVGLALGWISKKAMSMLGDATLQTGLTLLVPFASYILAEELHGSGVLAVLTTALLLAGTALDADDVLGRITGQTFWHVVDTLVTGIAFGLIGLELHTVIRAAEGREGQMIGWGVVIVAVVVGVRLLWLLPTTWLAQKMHGLRDENEEIPTSWRETVVMWWSGMRGVASVALALAIPLTTDDGKPFPARDEIIFIAFCVIMATLLVQGLTLPWLVRRLGVKADTDAEHKLEHDLAVRAAKAARRRLKEIEATEELPEDISERLQRGALDIGVRISPDLLDEERREWWVQRAERVAAMSRVQREMMSAARHEVLSARNEPGADPEVVDRVLRQLDVRSLR comes from the coding sequence GTGGACCAGTTGGCGCTGCTGCTCCTGCTCCTGCTCGGCGCCGTGATCACGGTGCCGCTGGGGGATCGGCTGGGGCTGCCCGCCCCCGTGCTGATGACCCTCGGCGGGATCGTCCTCGCGCTGCTGCCGTTCGTCCCCAACGTCAACGTGCCACCGCAGTACATCCTCCCGCTGGTCCTGCCACCCCTGCTGTACGCGGCGGTGCAACGGACCTCCTGGCGGCAGTTCACCGCCAACTACCGGCCCATCCTGCTGCTGGCCGTCGCGCTGGTCTTCGTCACCACCGCCGCCGTGGCGGGCGTCGCCAACGCCATTGTCCCGGGGCTGCCGCTGGCCGCCGCCGTGGCGCTCGGCGCGCTGGTCGCGCCGCCCGACCCGGTCGCCGCGACCGCCGTCGCCGGACAGCTCGGGCTGCCCCGGCGCCTGGTCTCCGTGCTGGAGGGCGAGGGGCTGTTCAACGACGTCACCGCCATCGTGCTCTACCACGTGGCCATCGCCGCGGCGATCACCGGGAGCTTCTCCTGGGGCGGGGCCGTCGCCCAGTTCTTCCTGTCGGCGGCCGTCGCCGTCGCGGTCGGCCTGGCACTCGGCTGGATCAGCAAGAAGGCCATGTCGATGCTGGGCGACGCCACGCTCCAGACCGGGCTCACCCTGCTCGTGCCGTTCGCCAGCTACATCCTCGCCGAGGAGCTGCACGGCTCCGGCGTCCTCGCCGTCCTCACCACCGCGCTCCTGCTGGCGGGGACCGCCCTCGACGCCGACGACGTGCTGGGGCGCATCACCGGGCAGACCTTCTGGCACGTGGTCGACACCCTCGTCACCGGCATCGCCTTCGGCCTCATCGGCCTGGAGCTGCACACGGTCATCCGGGCCGCCGAGGGCCGCGAGGGGCAGATGATCGGCTGGGGCGTGGTCATCGTCGCCGTCGTCGTCGGCGTGCGGCTGCTCTGGCTGCTGCCGACCACCTGGCTCGCCCAGAAGATGCACGGCCTGCGCGACGAGAACGAGGAGATCCCCACCTCCTGGCGCGAGACCGTCGTCATGTGGTGGTCGGGGATGCGCGGGGTGGCCTCCGTCGCGCTGGCCCTCGCCATCCCGCTCACCACCGACGACGGGAAGCCGTTCCCGGCCCGCGACGAGATCATCTTCATCGCCTTCTGCGTGATCATGGCGACCCTGCTGGTGCAGGGGCTGACCCTGCCGTGGCTGGTGCGCAGGCTCGGGGTCAAGGCCGACACCGACGCCGAGCACAAGCTGGAGCACGACCTGGCGGTCCGGGCCGCCAAGGCCGCCCGACGGCGGCTCAAGGAGATCGAGGCCACCGAGGAACTGCCCGAGGACATCAGCGAGCGGCTGCAACGCGGCGCCCTGGACATCGGGGTCCGGATCAGCCCGGACCTGCTCGACGAGGAGCGGCGCGAGTGGTGGGTGCAGCGCGCCGAGCGGGTGGCCGCGATGTCGCGGGTCCAGCGGGAGATGATGTCCGCCGCGCGGCACGAGGTGTTGTCGGCGCGCAACGAGCCCGGGGCCGACCCCGAGGTGGTCGACCGGGTGCTGCGGCAGCTCGACGTACGGAGCCTTCGCTGA
- a CDS encoding YggS family pyridoxal phosphate-dependent enzyme yields the protein MTDRKTELAAGLERVEQRIAGACAAAGRDRDEVALIVVTKTYPASDVRLLAELGVRQVAENRDQEAAPKAAACADLDLTWHFVGQLQTNKARSVADYADFVHSVDRARLVTSLSSAAGRTGRELGCLVQVALDAEAGGRGDRGGVAPDGVEELAGLIDAAPGLRLGGVMTVAPLSGEYAGRPAAAFARLREISTSLRAAGPAATMVSAGMSGDLEHAVAAGATHVRVGSAVLGVRPALG from the coding sequence ATGACCGACCGTAAGACCGAACTCGCCGCCGGCCTGGAGCGGGTGGAGCAGCGGATCGCCGGGGCCTGCGCCGCGGCCGGCCGCGACCGCGACGAGGTGGCCCTCATCGTGGTCACCAAGACCTACCCGGCCTCCGACGTGCGGCTGCTGGCCGAACTCGGCGTCCGGCAGGTCGCCGAGAACCGGGACCAGGAGGCCGCGCCGAAGGCGGCCGCCTGCGCGGATCTCGACCTCACCTGGCACTTCGTGGGTCAGTTGCAGACCAACAAAGCACGGTCCGTGGCGGATTACGCCGATTTCGTGCACTCCGTCGACCGCGCGAGACTGGTGACCTCCCTCTCCTCGGCGGCCGGGCGCACCGGGCGTGAACTGGGCTGCCTGGTGCAGGTCGCCCTCGACGCGGAGGCCGGCGGCCGGGGTGACCGGGGTGGCGTGGCGCCGGACGGGGTCGAGGAGTTGGCCGGGCTGATCGACGCGGCGCCCGGGCTCAGGCTCGGAGGTGTGATGACCGTCGCACCTCTGTCCGGCGAGTACGCCGGGCGCCCGGCCGCGGCCTTCGCGCGACTGAGGGAAATCTCAACCTCCCTGCGGGCGGCCGGGCCTGCTGCCACCATGGTTTCCGCGGGGATGAGCGGGGACCTCGAACACGCCGTGGCCGCCGGGGCGACACATGTACGCGTCGGCAGTGCGGTACTCGGAGTCCGACCCGCGCTCGGGTAA
- a CDS encoding RluA family pseudouridine synthase, translating into MSTIPEIRTLPVPDGLEGERVDAAISRMFGFSRTKAAELAAAGKVLVDGAAVGKSERVHGGAWLEVEMPAAPAPVQVVAEPVQGMEIVHDDDDIVVIVKPVGVAAHPSPGWTGTTVIGGLAAAGYRISTSGAAERQGIVHRLDVGTSGLMVVAKSERAYTLLKQQFRERTVDKRYHALVQGHPDPMSGTIDAPIGRHPQHDYKWAVTAEGKPSVTHYDLIEAYRAASLLDIKLETGRTHQIRVHMSAHRHPCAGDLTYGADPTLAKRLGLTRQWLHAVRLGFEHPADGGWVEYASEYPADLRHALDTVRAESGA; encoded by the coding sequence GTGAGCACGATTCCCGAGATCCGCACCCTGCCCGTGCCGGACGGCCTGGAGGGCGAGCGCGTCGACGCCGCCATCTCCCGGATGTTCGGCTTCTCCCGCACCAAGGCCGCCGAGCTGGCCGCAGCAGGCAAGGTGCTGGTCGACGGCGCCGCGGTGGGGAAGTCGGAGCGCGTGCACGGCGGCGCCTGGCTGGAGGTCGAGATGCCGGCCGCCCCCGCCCCCGTGCAGGTCGTCGCCGAGCCCGTCCAGGGCATGGAGATCGTCCACGACGACGACGACATCGTCGTCATCGTCAAGCCGGTCGGCGTCGCCGCGCACCCCAGCCCCGGCTGGACCGGCACCACCGTCATCGGCGGCCTCGCCGCCGCCGGCTACCGCATCTCCACCTCCGGCGCCGCCGAGCGCCAGGGCATCGTCCACCGCCTCGACGTCGGCACCTCGGGGCTGATGGTGGTCGCCAAGTCCGAGCGGGCCTACACGCTGCTGAAGCAGCAGTTCCGCGAGCGGACCGTCGACAAGCGCTACCACGCGCTCGTCCAGGGCCACCCCGACCCGATGAGCGGCACCATCGACGCCCCCATCGGCCGCCACCCCCAGCACGACTACAAGTGGGCCGTCACCGCCGAGGGCAAGCCCTCGGTGACCCACTACGACCTGATCGAGGCGTACCGCGCCGCCTCCCTGCTCGACATCAAGCTGGAGACCGGCCGCACCCACCAGATCCGCGTCCACATGTCGGCCCACCGCCACCCCTGCGCCGGCGACCTCACCTACGGCGCCGACCCCACCCTCGCCAAGCGGCTCGGCCTGACCCGGCAGTGGCTGCACGCGGTACGGCTCGGCTTCGAGCACCCCGCCGACGGCGGCTGGGTGGAGTACGCCAGTGAGTACCCGGCCGACCTCCGGCACGCACTGGACACGGTGCGCGCGGAGAGCGGTGCCTGA
- the ileS gene encoding isoleucine--tRNA ligase: MNPPQYRQVPAQVDLPALEHAVLDFWRENKIFAKTLEQSEGRPEWVFYEGPPTANGMPGAHHIEARVFKDVFPRFRTMRGYHVGRKAGWDCHGLPVELAVEKELGFNGKKDIEAFGIAEFNAKCRESVTRHTDAFAELTTRMGYWVDMDDAYRTMDSSYVQSVWWSLKQIFEKDLLVQDHRVAPWCPRCGTGLSDHELAQGYETVVDPSVFVRFPLTSGPLAGQASLLVWTTTPWTLVSNTAVASHPDVRYVVATDGTEKLVVAEPLLEKALGEGWETTGESFTGREMERWSYQRPFGLVEFPAEAHYVVNAEYVTTEDGTGLVHQSPAFGEDDLLVCRSYGLPVVNPVRPDGTFEEELPLVGGVFFKKADEALTSDLDARGLLFRHVPYEHSYPHCWRCHTALLYYAQPSWYIRTTAVKDRLLAENERTNWFPDSVKHGRFGDWLENNIDWALSRNRYWGTPLPVWRCEENHLTCVGSLAELSELTGTDQSELDPHRPYIDEITFTCTHADCQLEAHRVPEVIDAWYDSGSMPFAQWGYPHRNKELFEQRYPAQFISEAIDQTRGWFYTLMAVGTLVFDRSSYENVVCLGHILAEDGRKMSKHLGNILQPIPLMDQHGADAVRWFMAAGGSPWAARRVGHGTIQEVVRKTLLTYWNTVAFQALYARTAGWAPSAADPAPDGRSVLDRWLLGELNTLVEGVTEALDGYDTQRAGKLLSAFVDDLSNWYVRRSRRRFWQGDPAALRTLHDVVDTVTRLMAPLVPFITERVWQDLVVPVSPDAPESVHLAAWPEADPAAVDPELSRHMALVRRLVELGRATRAESGVKTRQPLSRALVGATGFTELPAELRAQITEELNVSSVESLSEVGGSLVDTTAKANFRALGKRFGKRVQEVAKAVAQADAAALSLALREGTASVTVDGEVIELSPEEVIVTETPREGWSVASDAGATVALDLEITEELRRAGLARDAIRLIQEARKNSGLDVADRIALRWSATDPAVAEALGEHAGLIADEVLATDFATGTGDEAYGEPFTDETLTLTFRLRRV; this comes from the coding sequence GTGAACCCGCCCCAGTACCGCCAGGTACCCGCCCAGGTGGATCTCCCCGCCCTCGAGCACGCCGTGCTCGACTTCTGGCGCGAGAACAAGATCTTCGCCAAGACCCTGGAGCAGTCCGAGGGCCGCCCGGAGTGGGTCTTCTACGAGGGCCCGCCGACCGCCAACGGCATGCCCGGCGCCCACCACATCGAGGCCCGTGTCTTCAAGGACGTCTTCCCCCGCTTCCGCACCATGCGCGGCTACCACGTGGGCCGCAAGGCCGGCTGGGACTGCCACGGCCTCCCCGTCGAACTGGCGGTGGAGAAGGAGCTGGGTTTCAACGGCAAGAAGGACATCGAGGCGTTCGGCATCGCCGAGTTCAACGCCAAGTGCCGTGAGTCGGTGACCCGGCACACCGACGCCTTCGCCGAGCTGACCACGCGCATGGGCTACTGGGTCGACATGGACGACGCCTACCGCACCATGGACTCCTCGTACGTCCAGTCGGTGTGGTGGTCGCTGAAGCAGATCTTCGAGAAGGACCTGCTGGTCCAGGACCACCGCGTCGCCCCGTGGTGCCCGCGCTGCGGCACCGGCCTCTCCGACCACGAGCTGGCCCAGGGGTACGAGACGGTCGTCGACCCGTCGGTCTTCGTGCGCTTCCCGCTCACCTCCGGCCCGCTGGCCGGCCAAGCCTCCCTGCTGGTCTGGACGACCACGCCGTGGACCCTGGTCTCCAACACCGCCGTGGCCTCGCACCCGGACGTCCGGTACGTGGTGGCCACCGACGGCACCGAGAAGCTGGTCGTCGCCGAACCGCTGCTGGAGAAGGCGCTCGGCGAGGGGTGGGAGACCACCGGCGAGTCGTTCACCGGCCGCGAGATGGAACGCTGGAGCTACCAGCGCCCCTTCGGGCTGGTGGAGTTCCCGGCCGAGGCGCACTACGTCGTCAACGCCGAGTACGTCACCACCGAGGACGGCACCGGTCTGGTCCACCAGTCCCCCGCCTTCGGTGAGGACGACCTCCTGGTCTGCCGCTCCTACGGCCTGCCGGTGGTCAACCCGGTCCGCCCCGACGGCACCTTCGAGGAAGAGCTGCCGCTGGTCGGCGGGGTCTTCTTCAAGAAGGCCGACGAGGCGCTCACCTCCGACCTGGACGCCCGCGGCCTCCTCTTCCGCCACGTGCCGTACGAGCACAGCTACCCGCACTGCTGGCGCTGCCACACCGCGCTGCTCTACTACGCGCAGCCGTCCTGGTACATCCGCACCACCGCGGTCAAGGACCGGCTGCTCGCGGAGAACGAGCGGACCAACTGGTTCCCGGACTCGGTCAAGCACGGCCGCTTCGGCGACTGGCTCGAGAACAACATCGACTGGGCGCTCTCCCGCAACCGCTACTGGGGCACCCCGCTGCCCGTCTGGCGCTGCGAGGAGAACCACCTGACCTGCGTCGGCTCGCTGGCCGAGCTGAGCGAGCTGACCGGCACCGACCAGTCGGAGCTGGACCCGCACCGCCCGTACATCGACGAGATCACCTTCACCTGCACCCACGCCGACTGCCAACTGGAGGCGCACCGCGTCCCGGAGGTCATCGACGCCTGGTACGACTCGGGTTCGATGCCGTTCGCGCAGTGGGGGTACCCGCACCGGAACAAGGAGCTGTTCGAGCAGCGCTACCCGGCGCAGTTCATCTCCGAGGCGATCGACCAGACCCGCGGCTGGTTCTACACGCTGATGGCCGTCGGCACCCTGGTCTTCGACAGGTCGAGCTACGAGAACGTCGTCTGCCTGGGTCACATCCTGGCCGAGGACGGCCGGAAGATGTCCAAGCACCTGGGCAACATCCTCCAGCCCATCCCGCTGATGGACCAGCACGGCGCCGACGCCGTCCGCTGGTTCATGGCGGCCGGCGGCTCGCCGTGGGCGGCCCGCCGGGTCGGCCACGGCACCATCCAGGAGGTCGTCCGCAAGACCCTGCTGACCTACTGGAACACCGTCGCCTTCCAGGCCCTTTACGCCCGTACGGCCGGCTGGGCACCGTCCGCCGCCGACCCGGCCCCGGACGGCCGCAGCGTCCTGGACCGCTGGCTGCTGGGCGAGTTGAACACCCTGGTGGAGGGCGTCACCGAGGCGCTGGACGGCTACGACACCCAGCGCGCCGGCAAGCTCCTCTCCGCCTTCGTCGACGACCTCTCCAACTGGTACGTCCGCCGTTCGCGCCGCCGCTTCTGGCAGGGCGACCCGGCCGCGCTGCGCACCCTGCACGACGTGGTGGACACGGTGACGCGGCTGATGGCGCCGCTGGTGCCGTTCATCACCGAGCGGGTCTGGCAGGACCTGGTGGTGCCGGTCAGCCCGGACGCCCCCGAGTCGGTCCACCTCGCCGCCTGGCCCGAGGCCGACCCGGCCGCCGTCGACCCGGAGCTGTCCCGCCACATGGCGCTGGTGCGCCGGCTCGTGGAGCTGGGCCGGGCCACCCGCGCCGAGTCGGGCGTGAAGACCCGTCAGCCGCTCTCCCGCGCGCTGGTCGGCGCCACCGGCTTCACCGAACTGCCCGCCGAGCTGCGTGCGCAGATCACCGAGGAGCTGAACGTCTCCTCGGTCGAGTCCCTCTCGGAGGTCGGCGGCTCGCTGGTCGACACCACGGCCAAGGCCAACTTCCGGGCGCTGGGCAAGCGGTTCGGCAAGCGTGTCCAGGAGGTCGCCAAGGCGGTCGCCCAGGCGGACGCCGCGGCGCTCTCGCTGGCGCTCCGCGAGGGGACCGCCTCGGTCACCGTCGACGGGGAGGTGATCGAGCTGTCCCCGGAGGAGGTCATCGTCACCGAGACGCCACGTGAGGGCTGGTCGGTCGCCTCCGACGCCGGCGCCACCGTCGCCCTCGATCTGGAGATCACCGAGGAGCTGCGCAGGGCGGGCCTGGCCCGCGACGCGATCCGGCTGATCCAGGAGGCCCGCAAGAACAGCGGCCTGGACGTCGCCGACCGGATCGCGCTGCGCTGGTCCGCCACCGACCCGGCGGTGGCGGAGGCCCTCGGTGAGCACGCCGGGCTCATCGCCGACGAGGTCCTCGCGACCGACTTCGCCACCGGCACGGGTGACGAGGCGTACGGCGAGCCGTTCACCGACGAGACGCTCACCCTCACCTTCCGGCTGCGGCGCGTCTGA
- a CDS encoding cell division protein SepF yields MAGAMRKMAVYLGLVEDDGYDGPGFDPDDEFEPEPEPERDRRRHAPAHQEPAEEPVRAPQPPAQREREPVPLPAESGRPARIAPVASITPERQSLEKNAPVIMPKVVSEREPYRITTLHPRTYNEARTIGEHFREGTPVIMNLTEMDDTDAKRLVDFAAGLVFGLHGSIERVTQKVFLLSPANVDVTAEDKARIAEGGFFNQS; encoded by the coding sequence ATGGCCGGCGCGATGCGCAAGATGGCGGTCTACCTCGGCCTCGTGGAGGACGATGGGTACGACGGCCCGGGGTTCGACCCCGACGACGAGTTCGAGCCCGAGCCGGAGCCCGAGCGTGACCGGCGCCGGCACGCTCCGGCGCACCAGGAGCCTGCCGAGGAGCCGGTGCGCGCCCCCCAGCCGCCGGCGCAGCGCGAGCGCGAACCCGTTCCGCTGCCGGCGGAATCCGGACGACCCGCCCGAATCGCCCCCGTGGCATCCATCACACCTGAACGCCAGAGCCTGGAGAAGAACGCCCCGGTGATCATGCCCAAGGTTGTCTCCGAGCGTGAGCCCTACCGCATCACGACTCTGCACCCCCGGACCTACAACGAGGCCCGTACCATCGGGGAACACTTCCGCGAGGGCACTCCGGTGATCATGAATCTCACGGAGATGGACGACACCGACGCGAAGCGACTTGTCGACTTTGCTGCGGGTTTGGTCTTCGGTCTTCATGGAAGCATTGAGCGGGTGACGCAGAAGGTGTTCCTGTTGTCGCCTGCTAACGTCGATGTCACGGCGGAGGACAAGGCTCGCATCGCAGAGGGCGGGTTCTTCAACCAGAGCTGA